Below is a genomic region from Halodesulfovibrio sp..
TTACGCATTCTGTGGCGCAGGGTGGAAGGGTTTATTCCCAGCAGTTGTGCTGCGCCGTCAGTTCCTTCAATTTTGCCATTGCAATGAGCTAATGTTTTTTCAATGTAGAGACGCATAACTTCGTCCAGCGTCGGAAACGTATTGCCAGTATCAACTGGTGGCAGTCGAGTTGCGGCGGATGCTGTTTCGGCAGGAGCAACCTCCACAAGTGGATATGTTGTGGTATTCGTTTCCGAAGGCTCGTTAAGAGACGAAAAAGTCAGCACTTTCCCTTGTCCCAGAATAAGCTGCCGTTCGATTATATTATGCATTTCGCGTACGTTTCCCGGCCAGCTGTATGCATGCAAGTTGTCAATTCCTTCTGCTGTAACAGGGGGTTGTGGAATGCCCAGTCGTTCGGAACATGTTTTCAAAAAGTGCGCAAGAAGCATCGGGATATCTGTCAAACGTTCGCGCAGCGGCGGGATTTCAACAGGGAACGTGCTGAGGCGGAACCATAGATCTTCACGGAATTTCCCTTCTTCTACCAGCTTTCTCAAGTCTCTATGTGTTGCGGTAACAATGCGGGCATCTACGGGGATTTCCACGTCGCCGCCAACACGCTCAATTTTTTTTTCTTGCAGAACACGCAGCAATCGTACTTGAGCATCCAGCGGCAACTCTCCTATTTCATCAAGGAATAGTGTGCCACCGCAAGCGCGTTCAAATCTTCCTTTGCGCTGTTGTGTTGCTCCTGTAAAGGCACCTTTTTCATATCCAAATAATACGCTGTCGACGAGCGCTTCAGGTATTGCGCCGCAGTTGACTGTAATGAATGGTTTATCACGTCTTGGTGACATGCGGTGCAACGCATTGGCAAGAACCTCCTTGCCGACTCCTGTTTCACCAAGAAGCATTACAGGTACATCTGTACCTGCAACCTGTGTGAGCATGTCCATCGTGGCTTTTAACCCTGAATGTGCGCCGATAATTGTTTCACCAGCTTTTTTTGCAAGCTCGCGTTGCAGGAATTTATTGTCATCTTGTAGCTGGTCTTTGACCGCTTTCAGTTCGTCAAACCGTAATGCATTGACAAGGGCAATGGTCAAAGGTTCACTAAGAGAAGAGAGAAGGTCTATTTCTTCTTCTGTAAATGCATATGGTCTGTCGCGTGTAACAGCGGCAGCACCCACAAATTCTCCTTCAATGCGCAGGTAACATATCATCCCTGAAAATACTTCAGTGGTTATTCGCTTGCTGACTTGTTTTGAAATTTCCTGATCTCTGGAGTTCGGGATGTATTCAAAAAGCATCTGCTCATCTTTAGCGCTTATCATAAAATCTTCATGAATTTCATCGCTAATGATTAAATCAGGAATAAGACGCTGTTTACCTTTATACATTGAAATAATGTTATGTAGAATTTGCTTCTCGTCATCGTAGATTTCAAAGCTGATTGTATCTACGGGCAATTCTTTCTCTAGGAATTGATTTAAATCCGTAATTGCCTTTTGCATATTGAGCGTGGAGCAAATTATTTTCGTAACACTTCTAAAAAAATCGTTTTTTTGCATAAGAGCTTCCCCTCCTCCTATACCTCATTCTGTCGCATATGATAGAAGAATGCCATTCTGTCGAATATAACAGGCATTCTGTTAAATACAACAGCTTTTGCTGCTGTCTGTATGTGTAAATTGGTAACCAGTTGTTTTTTTATATTTATTTTTTTGGCATGTAGATTGCTTTTTATGCATCGCTGCCGAACCAAAAAAAATAACACATTATCGCAAGCTGTTAAAAAAAGTTCTTTAGCACAACCATCAAATTGATGAAATTGTGGCGAGCTTTGTAACAATTGCAAATAGCACACGATTGGTTTCGTACATGACCTTCGGCAGCTTTTTATTATTTCTGTCGAACTAGGGTATGTTTTTACATTGTAA
It encodes:
- a CDS encoding sigma 54-interacting transcriptional regulator; the encoded protein is MQKNDFFRSVTKIICSTLNMQKAITDLNQFLEKELPVDTISFEIYDDEKQILHNIISMYKGKQRLIPDLIISDEIHEDFMISAKDEQMLFEYIPNSRDQEISKQVSKRITTEVFSGMICYLRIEGEFVGAAAVTRDRPYAFTEEEIDLLSSLSEPLTIALVNALRFDELKAVKDQLQDDNKFLQRELAKKAGETIIGAHSGLKATMDMLTQVAGTDVPVMLLGETGVGKEVLANALHRMSPRRDKPFITVNCGAIPEALVDSVLFGYEKGAFTGATQQRKGRFERACGGTLFLDEIGELPLDAQVRLLRVLQEKKIERVGGDVEIPVDARIVTATHRDLRKLVEEGKFREDLWFRLSTFPVEIPPLRERLTDIPMLLAHFLKTCSERLGIPQPPVTAEGIDNLHAYSWPGNVREMHNIIERQLILGQGKVLTFSSLNEPSETNTTTYPLVEVAPAETASAATRLPPVDTGNTFPTLDEVMRLYIEKTLAHCNGKIEGTDGAAQLLGINPSTLRHRMRKLNIAFGKKH